A single genomic interval of Mucilaginibacter robiniae harbors:
- a CDS encoding SDR family oxidoreductase, giving the protein MELSHNTILITGGTSGIGLALAQEFKKRDNTVIICGRRADRLDEITLHHPGIITRVCDVADTAQREELVQWLVTNYPGTNVLINNAGIQLLTDLTNPCNLDRVRSEIETNLVAPVHLASLLVPHLRNQEDAAIINISSGLAFAPLSFMPIYCATKAAVHSVSLSLRHQLKDTPIKVYEIAPPAVDTELGHDRRDDKTQSHGGMPVDEFVKEAVEALQNNVYEVAVGQAENLRAKREQMFTVMNP; this is encoded by the coding sequence ATGGAACTTTCACATAATACGATACTCATTACTGGCGGTACTTCGGGCATTGGCCTGGCTTTGGCTCAGGAATTTAAAAAGCGCGATAATACCGTGATTATTTGCGGCCGTCGTGCCGACCGGTTAGACGAGATAACCTTGCATCACCCCGGCATTATTACCCGCGTGTGCGATGTGGCCGATACGGCACAGCGTGAAGAACTGGTGCAATGGCTGGTAACTAATTATCCCGGTACTAACGTATTGATTAACAATGCAGGCATCCAGTTACTTACTGATCTGACAAATCCTTGTAACTTGGACCGTGTTCGATCTGAAATTGAAACAAATTTGGTAGCGCCTGTACATTTGGCTTCACTGCTGGTACCACATTTACGCAATCAGGAAGATGCTGCAATTATCAATATTTCATCAGGACTAGCTTTTGCGCCTCTGTCTTTTATGCCAATATATTGCGCTACTAAGGCGGCTGTACATTCGGTAAGCTTATCTTTGAGGCATCAGCTAAAAGATACGCCGATAAAAGTCTATGAAATTGCTCCACCTGCTGTAGATACCGAGCTAGGCCATGATCGCCGCGATGATAAAACACAATCGCACGGTGGTATGCCGGTAGATGAGTTTGTGAAAGAAGCTGTAGAAGCTTTGCAGAACAACGTATATGAAGTCGCTGTTGGTCAGGCTGAAAACCTGCGGGCTAAACGCGAACAAATGTTTACTGTGATGAACCCGTAA
- a CDS encoding SPW repeat domain-containing protein has product MEKPISRPQHGFTDYSYIPLTAFAPELVGFADEENAAKLSRILSGAILTSSLFTRAEWGLFRTMSFKRHLILDVANGVFALSAPWLFGFAKNKKALAAFTVFGLIGILAGTLSKPEEM; this is encoded by the coding sequence ATGGAAAAACCAATCAGTAGGCCGCAACACGGCTTCACCGACTACTCTTATATTCCGCTTACGGCCTTTGCGCCCGAGCTGGTAGGCTTTGCCGATGAAGAAAACGCAGCTAAGCTAAGCCGTATATTAAGCGGCGCTATATTAACCTCCAGCCTATTTACCCGCGCTGAATGGGGTTTGTTTCGCACGATGTCTTTCAAGAGACATCTGATACTGGATGTAGCTAACGGTGTGTTTGCTTTAAGCGCTCCCTGGCTATTTGGCTTTGCCAAAAACAAGAAAGCATTGGCTGCCTTCACCGTTTTCGGCCTGATCGGCATATTGGCTGGTACGCTGTCTAAACCAGAGGAAATGTAA
- a CDS encoding aldo/keto reductase — protein MANNISFEKTFILGGDLPINRLGYGAMRITGEGIWGPPKDHEESIRVLKRLVELGVTFIDTADSYGPNVSEELIAEALYPYPAGLVIGTKGGLLRTGPNQWPVDASPKHLEEALEGSLKRLKLERIDLYQLHRIDPNVPAEETFAFLQKAQLEGKIKHIGLSEVTVEDIQKAQEYFEVVSVQNMYSVDNRKWESVLQYCKEHNIAFIPWYPLSGGNVKGQEVLKRVADKHQATPHQIALSWLLHHADNILLIPGTSSVAHLEENLKAGSIELTEQDIEELNNIPQA, from the coding sequence ATGGCTAACAACATTTCATTCGAAAAAACATTTATACTGGGTGGCGATTTACCTATTAACCGTCTAGGTTATGGCGCTATGCGCATTACAGGCGAAGGCATTTGGGGCCCGCCAAAAGATCATGAGGAATCTATACGTGTGCTAAAACGTTTGGTTGAACTCGGCGTAACTTTTATTGATACTGCCGATAGTTACGGCCCTAACGTATCAGAAGAACTGATTGCGGAAGCTTTATATCCATATCCTGCCGGTTTGGTAATTGGCACCAAAGGCGGTCTGCTACGTACCGGACCTAACCAATGGCCTGTTGATGCCTCGCCCAAACACTTGGAAGAAGCTTTGGAGGGCAGCTTAAAACGCTTGAAACTGGAGCGGATTGATTTGTACCAGTTGCACCGCATCGACCCGAATGTGCCTGCTGAAGAAACCTTCGCCTTTTTACAGAAAGCCCAATTGGAAGGTAAAATCAAACACATTGGTCTTTCGGAAGTAACGGTAGAGGATATTCAGAAAGCACAGGAATACTTCGAAGTAGTGTCTGTACAAAACATGTACAGTGTAGATAACCGTAAATGGGAATCTGTTCTGCAATACTGCAAAGAGCACAATATTGCTTTTATACCATGGTACCCACTGAGTGGCGGTAACGTAAAAGGTCAGGAAGTATTAAAACGTGTGGCCGATAAACATCAGGCTACTCCACACCAAATTGCTTTAAGCTGGCTGCTACACCATGCGGATAACATTCTGCTTATTCCGGGCACTTCCAGTGTAGCGCACTTGGAAGAAAACCTGAAAGCCGGCAGTATTGAGCTGACCGAACAGGATATAGAAGAACTGAACAATATCCCACAAGCTTAA
- the mutS gene encoding DNA mismatch repair protein MutS, which yields MQQYNQIKAKYPGALLLFRVGDFYETFGEDAVKTAGILGIVLTKRANGAATHIELAGFPHHSLETYLPKLVRAGQRVAICDQLEDPKTTKTIVRRGVTELVTPGVAVNDNILQQKSNNYLASLYFEKNSVGIALIDISTGEFLTAQGNADYIDKLLQSFSPSEVIYPKSCKNDFAEKFGDRYYTYTLDEWPYSGDYAQETLLKHFGVKSLKGFGIEKLNLGIVAAGVSLHYLNETEHRNLQHISGISRIEEDRYLWLDRFSIRNLELVGSANENAATLVDVLDHTCSPMGARLLRRWIVMPLKELKPIQDRLNVVEHLITHDDLRNELQACIRQVGDLERLISKIGLQKANPREVCQLRKALKAISSVKKMCAEAGTEALLAISHQLNPCDYICEKIGRELNAEPPIQIVKGGVMAEGIHEELDRLRKIAFGGKGYLLEIQKREAEHTGIPSLKVAFNNVFGYYLEVTHAHRDKVPTDWIRKQTLVNAERYITPELKEYEEQILGAEEKILALETQLYNDLLYALTEYIKPIQLNAQLIARLDVLLNFATVSIKNYYVKPQMDDGLLIDIKGGRHPVIEKNLPMGEEYITNDVYLDSEGQQIIIITGPNMAGKSAILRQTGLIVLMAQMGCFVPAKQATIGLVDKIFTRVGASDNLSSGESTFMVEMNETASILNNLSNRSLILLDEIGRGTSTYDGISIAWAIAEYLHNHPAAKAKTLFATHYHELNELSNTFSRIKNYNVTVKEVGHQIIFLRKLVPGGSEHSFGIHVAKLAGMPPKVLSRANEILKKLEAERTGGENIKESIKKVQKQALQLQMFSIDDPVLVKIRDMLNNLDVNTLTPVEALMKLDEIQRVIKG from the coding sequence ATGCAGCAGTACAACCAGATTAAGGCCAAGTATCCTGGCGCCTTGCTGTTGTTCCGTGTGGGTGATTTTTACGAAACCTTTGGCGAAGACGCCGTTAAAACTGCCGGCATACTGGGCATTGTGCTTACCAAGCGTGCCAACGGCGCAGCTACGCATATCGAGTTGGCAGGTTTTCCGCACCACTCGCTCGAAACTTACCTGCCCAAGCTGGTACGTGCCGGTCAGCGGGTTGCCATTTGCGATCAGTTGGAAGACCCCAAAACCACCAAAACTATTGTGCGCCGCGGCGTAACCGAACTGGTAACCCCCGGCGTAGCCGTTAACGATAACATACTGCAACAAAAAAGTAATAACTACCTGGCTTCGCTATATTTTGAGAAAAACAGCGTAGGCATTGCTTTAATTGATATCTCAACCGGCGAGTTCCTGACTGCTCAGGGTAATGCCGATTACATCGACAAGCTTTTACAGTCATTCAGCCCCAGCGAGGTCATCTATCCGAAAAGCTGCAAAAACGATTTTGCCGAAAAGTTTGGCGACCGCTACTACACCTATACACTGGATGAATGGCCGTACAGTGGCGATTATGCCCAGGAAACCTTGCTGAAACACTTCGGGGTAAAATCATTAAAAGGGTTCGGTATTGAAAAGTTAAACCTCGGCATTGTAGCTGCTGGTGTATCCTTGCATTACCTGAATGAAACTGAGCACCGCAACCTGCAACATATCAGTGGCATTAGCCGCATTGAAGAGGACCGCTACCTGTGGCTGGATCGTTTCAGCATCCGTAACCTGGAGCTGGTAGGCTCGGCTAACGAAAATGCTGCCACCCTGGTGGATGTGCTCGACCATACCTGTTCGCCTATGGGCGCCCGCCTGCTGCGGCGCTGGATTGTGATGCCACTCAAGGAACTTAAACCTATTCAAGATCGCCTGAATGTGGTAGAGCATCTTATCACTCATGATGACTTGCGGAATGAGCTGCAAGCCTGTATTCGTCAGGTAGGTGATCTGGAAAGATTGATTAGCAAAATTGGTCTGCAAAAAGCCAACCCGCGTGAGGTATGTCAGTTACGTAAGGCCTTAAAAGCTATCAGCAGCGTCAAAAAAATGTGTGCCGAAGCAGGTACGGAAGCCCTGCTGGCTATCAGTCATCAGCTCAATCCTTGCGATTATATATGTGAAAAGATTGGCCGAGAGCTGAATGCTGAACCGCCCATACAAATTGTAAAAGGCGGCGTGATGGCCGAAGGCATACACGAAGAATTAGATCGTCTGCGCAAAATTGCTTTTGGCGGCAAAGGCTACCTGCTGGAAATACAAAAGCGCGAAGCCGAGCATACCGGCATCCCATCGCTTAAAGTAGCTTTCAATAACGTATTCGGTTATTACCTGGAAGTTACCCACGCGCATCGTGATAAAGTACCTACCGATTGGATCCGCAAGCAAACCCTGGTAAATGCCGAACGCTATATTACGCCAGAGCTTAAAGAATACGAAGAACAAATATTGGGGGCTGAAGAAAAGATACTGGCGCTGGAAACCCAATTATATAATGATTTGCTTTATGCACTTACCGAGTACATTAAACCTATTCAGCTGAATGCACAACTGATAGCCCGGCTGGATGTGCTGCTCAACTTTGCTACGGTATCTATTAAGAACTATTACGTAAAGCCACAAATGGATGATGGCTTGCTGATTGATATTAAAGGTGGCCGTCACCCAGTAATAGAAAAGAACCTGCCGATGGGCGAGGAGTACATTACCAACGATGTATACCTGGATTCGGAAGGGCAGCAGATCATCATCATCACAGGGCCTAACATGGCGGGTAAATCGGCCATCCTGAGGCAAACCGGCTTGATTGTATTGATGGCGCAAATGGGATGTTTTGTACCGGCGAAGCAGGCCACCATCGGGTTGGTAGACAAGATTTTTACACGAGTAGGAGCGTCAGATAACTTATCATCAGGCGAATCAACCTTTATGGTGGAGATGAATGAAACGGCCAGCATCTTGAATAACTTAAGCAACCGCAGTCTGATTTTGTTGGATGAGATTGGCCGTGGTACTTCTACTTACGATGGTATTTCCATTGCTTGGGCTATTGCCGAGTATTTGCATAATCACCCAGCAGCTAAAGCGAAAACTTTGTTTGCTACGCACTACCATGAGTTAAATGAGTTGAGCAATACTTTCTCGCGTATTAAAAACTACAATGTAACGGTAAAAGAAGTTGGGCATCAAATTATCTTTTTGCGTAAACTAGTGCCAGGTGGTAGTGAGCATAGCTTTGGTATTCACGTAGCTAAACTGGCGGGTATGCCGCCAAAGGTACTATCCAGAGCCAACGAGATTTTAAAAAAGCTGGAAGCCGAGCGTACGGGTGGTGAAAACATCAAGGAAAGCATTAAAAAAGTACAAAAACAAGCATTGCAACTACAGATGTTTTCCATTGATGATCCGGTATTGGTTAAAATACGCGACATGTTAAACAACCTGGATGTGAACACTCTGACTCCGGTAGAAGCCTTAATGAAGCTGGATGAAATTCAGCGGGTCATAAAGGGTTAA